From the Methanoculleus sp. SDB genome, the window AATATCGCAGTCTTCCGGTTTCTGTCCGAGGAAAGGATTGAGGATTGCCTGGTGTGAGTGGGCGAAGATCTCATCGGAGTCCCCGATGATAAATGCGGTGCCCACCGGCCGCCCTTCCCGGCCCTGAACACCGATCTCCGTCGCGAGGCTGATCGCAGCGAAGATGATGTCACGCGGTACGATATCCTCATATTCCCGGATATTGATGAAATTCCGGGCCTGCTTGATGTCATAGATGAGAATGGCGTACGGGAGCACGCCGACCATCTGGCCTTCCTCAAACCGCCGTGAGAGATAGATCTGGACGGCAGCGTCAAGCAGGTGCCGTTCCGAGACTTCAAAGATGTCCTGCATCGTCAGTTCCTTCAGAACGTCAATCTGCAGATCCTGCACCCAGATGACGGGTATCTCCGACTCAAAAGGAAAGGGTTCGACAAATGAGACGATCGCCTTCGCGCCGATATGTGTGGCGAGGTCCGCCGCCGTATGCATCAGGATTTTCTGGATCATAGCAGGCTGCGTATCATTCCGGGAATTTCCGAGGGTTTCGATGCAACGGGAACCGACATCTTTTGCAGTCGCCGGATCTTCGAGCGGGCGTCGCCTTCGCCTCCTTCGATGATGGCGCCGGCATGCCCCATCCTCTTTTCAGGTGGGGCTGAAACGCCCGCGATGTAGGCAACAATCGGGATGTCGCAGCCCGCCGCCCCTTCTTCTTCAAGATGCCCCCCTACTTCGCCGATGAGAACGACGGCCCGCGTTTCGCCATCATCTTCGAACCGGCGGAGCACGTCGGAAAATGTCTGGCCGATGATGGGATCACCGCCGATTCCGACGACTGTGCTCTGGCCGATCCCTGCACGGGACAGCTCGTCGACGACTTCGTAGGTGAGCGTCCCGCTTCGGGAGATGACGCCGACGTGCCCCCGCGAGAAGAGATGGGACGGCATGATGCCGAGCTTGATCGCGCCGGGAGAGAGGATGCCCGGGCAGTTCGGGCCGACGACGGTGCAGCCCTCCGCTCCGGCATAGGCGATTGCCCGCATCGCATCGTGGACCGGGATATGCTCGGTGATTGCGACAACAAGATCGATGCCTGCGTGGGCGGCCTCCATGATCGAGTCTCCTGCCGCCCGCCCCGGCACGAACAGGACGCTTGCACCCGCATCGTGCTCCTTCATCGCCTCGCGCATGGTGTTGTAGACCGGGACGCCGTGCACAACCTGGCCCGCCTTCCCGGGCGTGACGCCGGCAACCACACCCCGTCCTCCCACGTCCCGGGCATACTGATTCATGAGGTCGAGATGGAATGCTCCCTGGTTGCCTGTTGCTCCCTGTACGATAATTCCCGTCGATGCGTCACCAAAGATCATCCGGTCGCCTCCACTGCCGCCTGCACGGCATCCTCCATGGTATCAAGCATTCGGTACCCTTTCTCCTCGAGAATACGCCGTCCTTCGATTTCGTTGGTACCTGCCAGCCGGACGATGACCGGCTGGTCGACACCGGCATCGACGATGCCGCGTGCGACTTCATCACAGCGGGTAATCCCGCCGAGCAGGTTCACCACTATCACGGATACGCCCGGCATCCCGGCAACGAGGCGTACAGCCCTGCAGACACGCTCACGGCCCGCCCCGCCACCGACATCAAGGAAATTCGCAGCCTGCCCCCCGTACTGCCCGATGAGATCGAGCGTTGCCATCGTCAGTCCCGCTCCGTTGCCGATTACACCTATCGATCCCGCGAGCTCGACGTAACTGAAACCATGCAATTCCGCCTCTTTTTCACGATCGGTCAGATCGCGGTTTACCGTGATACCCTGACGTCCGAGAGCATTGTCGTCCAGAATCAGTTTTGCATCGGCGGCATATACCCCCTGTTTCGTCGTTACGAGGGGATTGATCTCCGCAAGCAGCGCATCTTTTTCGACAAGCACGTGGTAGAGCTGGTTGATGACCGGAGCGATCTCCTTCGGCGCATCGCCGGTGAGGAACCGAAGCAGAAACTGCGGCACGTCAGCAAGCAGAGGATTGACGATCGCCCGACGGACGGCGTCAGGATCGTTTCGCGCCGTTTCTTCGATCTCCACACCGCCGGTACCGGCAAAAAGGATCATGATCTGTTTGCTCGACCGGTCGAGGGTGATGCTGAGATAGTATTCGTGCTCGATGGGCAGCCGCTCCTCGACAAGGATCTTGTCCACGGGGACGCCCTTAATCGTCCGCGAAAACAGGTCGCGTGCGGTATCGGGCGCACGAGCGGCATCCGCCATCAGGATCCCTCCTGCTTTCCCCCGTCCGCCTACGTCAACCTGTGCCTTTAAGACGACATGAGGGCCGAGTCCGGGCAGATGGAGCATCATTTCGTCCGGACTGTTGATGACCACTCCCTCGGGGATACGAATGCCGTGTTTTTCAAAAATATTTTTTGCTTCATATTCGAGCAGTTTCATGCTTCTCCCCTCTTTCCCAGTTCAAAACCTCTCTGGAGCGCTTTCATATTAAGTTCCTCCGTTCCTTTCGGCACACTGTCAAGCACCGCTTTTTCAATGGCCGAAGTGCTGACGACGCCCGTCGCCGTGACCAGTGCCCCGAGCATGACGATATTTGCAACGATCACCCGTCCGAGCGTCTTTTTTGCCTCGGCTGTTGCGGCTATTTCCCGGCATATGCAGGCGGGCCGCGAATGGACCAGATCGGAATCGATGAGCATTATCGCCTCTTCCGGCGCATCGGCCCCGTATTTTTCATACCCCTGCTGGGACATGATGACATAGATGTCGGGATGCGTCACCTTGGGAAAGAGGATCGGCTCGTCATCGATGACCACGGCACTCATTGAGGCACCGCCGCGGGCTTCGGGACCGTATACCTGTGTCTGCACGGCGTACTTCGCGTCGTAGAGCGCCGCCGCCCTGCCGAGAATGACGGCAGAGAGGATTATTCCCTGACCGCCAAATCCGGAAAACCTCACTTCGTGCCTCATTTCAGCACTCCCTGCGCCGGGCGCGCCCGCCGGACGAATTCTCCCACCGCGAACATATCCGCGGGAACCGTCTCTCCCTCCTCTTCCATCCGCTGTTTCTTCTGTATGAGCAGCGCGTGGGTCTTCAGATACGTCATCATGTCCGATACCTGCCGGAGCTTGTTCCTCCTCCCGTACGCGGTCGGGCACTGCACCATCGCTTCGATAAATGAAAATCCGGGTGTTTCGAGTCCTGCCCGTACCGCTTTTGTCAGTTCGGTCACATGGTAGGATGTCCACCGTGCAACATAGTTTGCCCCCGCCGTAACGGCAAGCGCTGAGAGGTCGAAAACCGGTTCGCACATACCGTAGGGGGTGGTGGTCGAGATTGCGCCCGCAGGCGTGCAGGGGCTTCCCTGCCCCCCTGTCATCCCGTAGATCATGTTGTTCATGCACACGCCCGTGATATCGATATTCCGGCGGCACGCATGAATGAAGTGATTGCCGCCGATTGCCGCAAGATCGCCGTCTCCCGTGAATACGACGACGTGGAGCCGCGGGTTTGCGAGTTTTACACCGGTGGCGAAGGCGAGGGCCCTGCCATGCGTCGTATGGAGCGAGTCGGTGATGATGTACCCCGGTGCCCGGGAGGAGCAGCCGATGCCGGAGATGAACACGGTATCATCGCGTTTCCATCCCATCTCCTCGACCGCCTCAAGTGTGCAGTTTATTACGGTCCCGTTTCCGCAGCCGGTGCAGAAGATATGCGGCAGCCGGTCTTCCCTGAACCAGTCCTCAAAACTCATCGGAACGCCTCCGCAACTGCCAGAAGCTCGTCGGGCGTGTGGAGCTCGCCTCCGAGTTTGGGCACGGAGAGTACCGCCGCGCAGGTATGCCGTTCGATCTCACGGGCAATCTGGCCGAAGTTCATTTCCGGGACGATAAATGCCCGGGCATGGGGGAATTCCGCGAGCATATCTTCGGGAAACGGCCAGACTATCCGCAGCTGCAGGTGCCCGAACGCTTTTTCCGGGTTGTCGTGCAGCACCTGCCAGACCGTTCGTGTCGGCGGGCCGTAGGTGACGAAGACGATCTCCGCTTCAGGATTTACCAGAGTGACATCGGCTATCGCGTGGCGTGCATCCTCCACCTTCCGGACGAGCCGTTTGACCAGGGCGGCGTGGAGCGCAGGATCGGTCGCTTCGGGATACCCGCGTTCGTCATGCGTAAGGCCGGTCACATGCACGCCGTACCCTTTCCCGAACTCGGGAAATCCGGGAACGCCGTCGTCACCTGCCGTAAACGGGAGCACCCCCGGTTCGAGGGGGCGGCGCGGGACGACCTTTACCGTGTCCGGGATTTCAATGCGCTCCCGCATATGGCCCACCACCTCGTCGGACATGACAAAGACCGGGATCCTGAATCTGTCGGCCAGATTGAACGCTTTCACCGTCAGGTCGTACATCTCCTGCACGCTTGCAGGGCAGAGTGCGATCGTGCTGTAATCGCCGTGCGACCCGAAGCGGCACTGGAGCATATCGCCCTGCGCCGCCATGGTCGGCTGTCCGGTGCTCGGACCTCCCCGCTGGATATTGATGATTACGCACGGTGTTTCCGTCATTGCCGCATAGCCGATATTTTCCATCATCAGGGAAAAACCCGGCCCGCTCGTGGCGGTCATTGCACGGGCGCCGGTCCACGACGCCCCGATGACGGCGGCGATGCTGCCGATCTCGTCCTCCATCTGTACGAAGACGCCGTCCATCTTCGGCAGACGCCGGGCCATATGTTCGGCAATCTCCGTCGACGGTGTGATCGGATAGCCACCGAAGAACCGGCATCCCGCGGCAAGAGCTGCTTCCGCACACGCCGTGTTCCCCTGCATGAATTCGATTTTCGTCAAAACTCGATCACCACCTTCCGGGCTTCGTAGGGCTTCTCTTCCTCCCAGGAAATAGCCTGATCGGGACAGATCATCTGGCAGACGCCGCAGAGGCGGCGGCCGTACAGTCCCTGAAGCCTGCAGTTCGTACATCGTTCGGGCCGGTCGAGTTCGGGAATGATAATACCCCGGTCGTTGGGCCGTGTGCCTTCGCGGAAAATGCGGTACGGGCAGACCATCGTGCACAGATTACATCCCTTGCAGCGGCGTCCGTCGATTACGAGTTTCATGAGGCATTTCCTGTATCATATCTGTTTGTATTCAAAGCCATCCTTTTCTTCCCCGGGTGATTGCCTGTCCTCTGCCGCCCTTTACCACCCGTGTTCCCTGCACAGCGTCTCAAACCTCCGGTGAGCCTGCAGTTTCACATCGTCAAAGAGGTCCCCGCCGTGGGCGTCCATCCCGACGACGAGGGGAAGCCGGTCGAGATCGATTGCCCAGACCGCCTCCGCCATACCGAGATCTTCGAACCACACACCCGCAAGGGTCATGCGGGAGGCGGCGAGAGCGGCGCACCCCCCGGTGAAAGCGAGGTACACCCCCCGTCCGGCAAGGGCCCGGCGAACCGTTTCGTCCATGCCCCCTTTTCCGATGAGTGCCCGCACTCCGGAATCGAGCAGAAATTCCGTGAGGGTGTTCATCCGCGCCGATGTCGTCGGCCCTGCGGCGATGATCCGGCCGTCCCGCACAATCGGGCCGCAGTGGTATACTGCCGCTCCTTCGGGATCAAAGGGAATCCCTTCCTCCTGCATCCGGAGGTGAGCCTCGTCGCGGGCGGTATACACCCGTCCCGAGAGCGTGACAGGGTCACCGGCCCGGAGCGAGAGCACGTCATCGCCGAGGGGTGTTACGAGGTCTGTCATGGAACGATTACCTTCTCTGTCGCCCGCCGGCAGGCCCAGCACTGGACATTCACCGCCACCGGGAGCGAGGCCGTGTGGCAGTCTCCCCTGCGGACTTTCACGGCAAGTGCCGTCGTATCCCCCCCGAGGCCCATGGGGCCGATGCCGAGTGAATTGATCGCATCGCAGAGTTCCTGCTCATAGTCGGTCATTTCATCAACGGGCTGGAGAAGCGCCTCTTTTGCGAGCGCCGCCGCACCGTCGAAGGTGCTCCCGATGCCGACGCCGAGCACGACCGGCGGGCAGGGCTTTCCCCCGGCACGCAGCATCGTTTCGGCAACAAACCGGCCGATTGCGTCTTTCTCCGACGGAAGCAGCATCCCGATGCGGGAAACGTTTTCTGAGCCCGCTCCCTTGGGAAGCACTGTGACGTCACACGCGTCCCCGTGCCGCACGTGGATAGCGGGCATGCCCCGGCCGCAGTTGTTTCCCGTGTTGGCACGGCTGAGAGGATCGACCACGTTCGGCCGCAACGGGATGGCGGCTGTCGCCGCTCGTACCCCTTCCGCGACGGCGTCGCCCATGTGGCTGGTATATGCCATACCCTCAGGAAGGGTGAGATAAATCACCGGAACTCCGGTGTCCTGGCAGATCGGAACGTTTCGCGCCGCCGCTTCGGAAATGTTCGCAAGAATATTCTCCAGTTCGGCCCGGGCGGTCGGATTCGTTTCGGTGCGGGCCGCATGGGCAAGCCTCCGCATGATATCGCGCGGCAGCTCAATCTCAGCCTTCCTGAGTGCCGATTGGGTCGCCTCCGCAATGGCGCTATAAAGGGGCGTCTGCTCCGGATGTGACATCCTTTATTAGTAAAGGTTGTATGCCTTAAAAAAATTCATGGTTGTCCGGACACGTTTTCACCGTATCCCGGCACACATGCCTGAAAAAATAGATATCCGCAATCAGTCGCGCTTCGTAATGACAACACGACCGGGTGACGGGAGTTTGTAGATACCGTGGCGGAGGGCGTCCTTTGCCTTGTCGAGATATTCTTCCGAGGTATAGATGGTAAAGATCTTCTGTTTCTCTGAAACCCGTGCCGCCGTCCCGACTGCCTTGCCAAACGCCGCCCGCATGCCCTCGGAAACACGGTCCGCGCCCGCACCGGTTGCCTGCTTGTTCTCCCGGAGAACCTGGTGGGGGTAGGTGCGGAGTTTGAGGTGGAAATTCATCCTTCCGACTTCCTTCATGAGCCTGCGGTTGATATTCACACGCGCTGCTTCAAGGGCGGTGTGGCGTATCTGGCATGCCTCTTCGACAAGGATTGATGCCTCGTACGGGAAGTCTTCCCGCAGGTTGCCCATATCGAACTGGACAATCTTGCTCCCGGGGACACCTCCCATGTATTCACGCCGAGTATATGCCTTTTTTGTGATATTCCTGTACATTTTCGCTGGTTTTCTGACCATTGACAGACACCCCTCGTTCTGTTAAACGTGCTTTAAAAAAAGGTTATATTTCCTAATAAACCTACCGACCCACCTGGCAGTGCTGCATCAGCCCGAGGACATGCCGCCGGAGTTCTGCGAAATTAGCGGATGTCCGCTCCCGGGGCCGCGGGAGATCCACCGCGATGTTTTCACAGATCCGTCCCGGCCGGGGGCTGAGGACGATGATGCGATCGGCAAGGAAGACCGCTTCGTCCACGCTGTGCGTTACGAAAACGACCGTCTTCCGGGTTTTCTCCCAGATTTCCAGCAGTTCCTGCTGCATGACATTGCGCGTCTGCGCATCGAGCGCCCCGAAGGGTTCGTCCATCAGAAGCACGTCGGGATTGTTTGCGAGTGCCCGGGCGATTGCGACCCGTTGCCGCATTCCGCCCGAGAGTTCGAACGGATAGGCGTCCCTGAACTGTTCAAGGCCGACGAGTTCGAGGTACTCCGCGGCGATCCGCATCCGGGACTCACGGTCCATTCCCTTCATTTCGAGCCCGAACGTGATATTGTCCCTGATGTTTCGCCACGGAAAGAGCGAGTACTCCTGAAACACCATTCCCCGCCTCGGATCGGGCCCGGTGATCTGCTCGCCGTCGATCGTTACCGATCCCCCCGTCGCCGTGTCGAGTCCGGCAATTATCCTGAGAAGCGTGGTCTTTCCGCATCCCGACGGCCCCACGAGGCATACGAATTCCTCGTCCTCGATATCAAGAGTGATCTCCTCGAGTGCAACGGTCGTTACTCCACCCTCTTTTTCGAAAATGCGGTTTAAATTCCGTATGGATACGCCGCTCATGACCGCACCTCCCCGGCACGCCATCGCTCCAGCCTGCTGTCCACATAATAGCGGAAGATCATGTCGATAACAAGGCCGATCAGGCCCAGCAGGAGCATATATACGACGACATTTGCGGTCTGGTGCAGGTTATAGTAAAACCAGAGTTTCTGGCCGAGGCCGAACCGCCCGCCGCCGGCTCCGAAGAGTTCCGCCGCCACAAGGCACATCCATCCCACACCCATTGCAATGCGGATCCCGGCTGCAATGGAGGGAACCGCGGAGGGGAGTGCGACGTGACGGATAAGGCTCAGGTTCGTCGTGCACCCGAGCACCCGTGCCGCCTCGACAAATATCCTCGGCACGCTCTTCAGGCCGGTATAGGTGTTGATGAGAATCGGGAAGAATGCGCCCACGAAGATGACAAATCCGGCTGACTGGTGCGTCAGTCCGAACCAGATGATGGCGAACGGGATCCATGCAAGCGGCGGAATGGGCCGGAGAATTTCGACGATCGGATTCGCGATCCGGTCGATCTCACGAAACCATCCCATCGCGATGCCGATCGGCACGCCCAGAAGCAGTGCGGCGCCGAGCCCGATGACAAAGTGCAGCAGGCTGATTCCAAAGTCGGTGAGCAGTGTCCCGCCCCCGATAAGGGAGATGAACGAGAACAGGACATCCGTAAAGCTTGGAAGGTAAAACCGGCTTTTAACAATCAGATCCGCCACTGCCTGCCAGATTATGATGGCGGTGATGATCGATGCTATCCCGAGCAGTGTGCTGTTCCTGTTATTCCGGTCCCTGTGCATGTGATACAATTCCGTTGTGGTGGTAATCCGGGAGTCTCCGTCATGCCTGTTTTTCCTGTCAGCCGGAAAAACCGGTCGTTTCTGTGCTCCCGTCCATAGTCAGTTGGTGCCCGGGGAAAAAAAAGATGCCCGTGGTTACCCGCGGGCCGTTTCGTAGAAGGAGAGATCAAAGATCTCGTCGCGGGTAAGCGGTGTCGTGATGTACCCCAGCTCGTACTGGATGTCGGTATACCCGACGACGGAATCGACGATCACATTCGGATCCGAGATCCATGTTCCATCCCACTCGTCCAGGGATTCCCTGACAAGCTCGACGTCCCACCCGGTTTTCCGGGCGAATATCTCTGCCGCCTCATCCGGATTGGCGATATTGTAATCGGTCGCTTTGATGTGGATGCGGACGATCTCGGTGACGAGATCGGGATGATCGCGGATCAGGGTCCCGCTGGCAACCAGCACGCAGCATGCATGCTCCGGCGCCATCTTCCCCGACGTGACCACGGACCTGCCGTTTCCTTCGCTTTTGATGATGCTGGGTGCGGGATGCGGGAGGAAAACGCCGTCGACCTGTCCTGCCGTGATGGCGGTGATGGCATCACCCGGGCCCATGCCGATGATCGTGACATCTTCCACGGGATCGAGACCGTTTTCTATCAGCCAGTTCCTGAGCAGTGTGTCCTGAATGGTCCCGGGGGGGAATGTGGCTATCTTCAGGCCTTTGAGATCCCCGGGTACTTCGTAGGCAATCTCGTTCCTGAGCACGAGATCCGATCCCTGTGTCTGCACAGCGGCGATGATCTTTGCATCGAGCCCGTTTGCGAGGGCCGATATCACCGGTGCGGCACCGACGTAGGCGATGTCCAGTTCACCGGCAAGCATCGCCTGCATTTCCGGGGCACCCGTCGGGAATTCGAAGTCCGTTACTTTTTCAACACCGAAACCTTCGAGATCCTGCGCCCACCAGCCCTTTTCCAAGGCGGTCATCTCGGCAATCTGATGCGTACTGGGCTGGTAGCCGATACGCAGTTCTGTCACCTTCTGTTCGGGTGCTGTGGATGTACAGCCGCAGATGAGTGCACATGCGAAAAATAACGCGATGGCGCCGACAATAATTCCTGTGCGTGAGTTCATGGTTCTTACCTCATGGACATCTGGAGTCCTGTTGTTACACACAGGTTTCGGGTGTCGCTATAAAATAGTATCGGATTATGGGAAATTAATTTGTCTTAAAAGGTAAGTTTATTTTAAATTTTAATACTAATGTTGTAAATCCTCTCAATAAGTGTCCACGATGGACCGATCTCCGCCGCAGGCGAATCCGCAGCGGCTGCCGGCCTGATCCGGGCCCGGAGCAGAGGGGAAGGACAGCACGGGGCGTGCCCTTAATCTCATTTCAGCGCATTGGTATGATCAGGGACGGGAGATACGATGCATGGTGATCCGCTACGGAAAGGACGCCTCGGAACCGGCCGCCCCCCCGCTGTCGCGGAGTTTCTCTCCTCGATGGAGGCGGACCGCTGGATTGCCGGGGCTGACGTCCTCGTTGACATTGCCCATCTCCTGATGCTGCGCCGCCAGGGGATAGTCGGGGAGGAGCACGCAGCTGCCGTGCTCAGGGCGCTCGTCGGGATGGCGGAGGACGGTGTGCCGGAGACCGCTTTTGATGACCGCTACGAAGATATCCACGCCGGTATTGAGGCGCACCTGATCGAGGTTGCGGGCACGGATGCGGGCGGGCGGCTGCATATGGGGCGGTCACGGAACGACGAGGTGGCGACCTGTCTGCGGATCCGGCTCCGACGGGAGATGCTTCTGCACATGAAAGCCGTGAATTCCCTCCGTGCCGTGCTCCTCCGTCGTGCGGCCGCCCATACTCATTCGGTGATGCCGGGATTCACCCACCTGCAGCATGCGCAGCCAACGACGCTCGCCCATCATCTCCTCGGGTATGAACAGGCGTTTGCCCGGGACTTTGAACGCCTCCGGGATGCGTTTGCCCGTGTCGACCGCTGCCCGCTCGGTGCAGCGGCATTTGCGTCGACGGGTTACCCCATCGACAGGGCGTATGCGGCGGGCCTGCTCGGATTTCCGGCACTTGCCGAAAACACGATGGATGCCGTGTCCGCACGTGATTTTGCTCTTGAAACGCTCTCCGCCTGGGCAATTCTGATGGCCACGGCAAGCCGGCTCTGCGAGGAGCTGATTATCTGGAGCTCCGCTTTCGTTGATTTTGTCCGGCTGGACGACGCATACTGCTCGACGAGCTCGATTATGCCCCAGAAGAAGAACCCCGACACCGCGGAAATCCTGCGGGCCAAAACGGGGACCACCACAGGGGCGCTCCTGGCCGCTCTCACCTGCATGAAGGGCCTTCCCATGAGCTACAACCGCGATCTGCAGGATCTCACCCCTCATCTCTGGCGTGCGGCAGAAACGGTGGGCCGGTGCCTTCCCCTGATGTCAGGCATGCTTGATTCCGCAACCTTCATGACAGCACGCATGCACGAAGAGGCGGGAAGGGGGTATTCGACCGCCACGGATCTTGCCGACGTGCTGGTCCGAGATTTCGGGCTGCCGTTCCGGACCGCTCACGGCATTGTCGGGCGGGCGGTCCGCATGGGATCGCTCACTCTCGCCACGCTGGAAACCGCAGCGCGTGAGATGGCCGACATCTCTCTTGTCGGGCGTGGCGTGACCGACGATGTCGTCGGGCGCGCTCTCGATGTCACCTTCTCGGTGACAAGCCGGAACCAGCCGGGCGGACCCGCACCGGAGGCGGCAGCCGCTTCCATCGGCGGACATGAGGAGCGGCTGGCCGCCGACAGAAGGTGGGTGGAGGACACGGAGGAACGGATCGATACGGCACTTTCGGAGCTTGTTCGCACAGCACAGGATGTGGTACGATAACTGATACGGATACGGCACGGAGCGGTGACCGGGTGTGCTGCACTATTGCCGGAACAGAACTTACCGGAACGTACATCACGTCCCGGGGGCATCATGCGGTCGTGAAACTCGACAACGGATACAATATCGGGGTGCCGGCTGCGTCGATCGTCTGCAGGGAAGCGGCTCCGGCCGTCGCCCCGGTCGTCTCTCCCGCCGAACAGAACCCGGATCTCCCCGATGTGGCGATTATCTCGACCGGCGGCACAATCGCGAGCAGAATCGACTACCGGACCGGCGCGGTCACGAGCCAGTTCTCCGCGGATGACATCCTGCGGGCGATACCCGGGCTCGCAGAGATAGCGTCGTTCCGTGCCCACCAGCTTGCCACGATCCTCTCGGAGAATATGCACTCCGGTCTCTGGCAGGATATTGCCCGCTGCATCTATGACGAGATCCGGCGCGGTGCGGAGGGCGTTATCGTGACCC encodes:
- a CDS encoding succinate--CoA ligase gives rise to the protein MIFGDASTGIIVQGATGNQGAFHLDLMNQYARDVGGRGVVAGVTPGKAGQVVHGVPVYNTMREAMKEHDAGASVLFVPGRAAGDSIMEAAHAGIDLVVAITEHIPVHDAMRAIAYAGAEGCTVVGPNCPGILSPGAIKLGIMPSHLFSRGHVGVISRSGTLTYEVVDELSRAGIGQSTVVGIGGDPIIGQTFSDVLRRFEDDGETRAVVLIGEVGGHLEEEGAAGCDIPIVAYIAGVSAPPEKRMGHAGAIIEGGEGDARSKIRRLQKMSVPVASKPSEIPGMIRSLL
- a CDS encoding succinyl-CoA synthetase subunit beta; this translates as MKLLEYEAKNIFEKHGIRIPEGVVINSPDEMMLHLPGLGPHVVLKAQVDVGGRGKAGGILMADAARAPDTARDLFSRTIKGVPVDKILVEERLPIEHEYYLSITLDRSSKQIMILFAGTGGVEIEETARNDPDAVRRAIVNPLLADVPQFLLRFLTGDAPKEIAPVINQLYHVLVEKDALLAEINPLVTTKQGVYAADAKLILDDNALGRQGITVNRDLTDREKEAELHGFSYVELAGSIGVIGNGAGLTMATLDLIGQYGGQAANFLDVGGGAGRERVCRAVRLVAGMPGVSVIVVNLLGGITRCDEVARGIVDAGVDQPVIVRLAGTNEIEGRRILEEKGYRMLDTMEDAVQAAVEATG
- a CDS encoding 2-oxoglutarate ferredoxin oxidoreductase subunit gamma (catalyzes the ferredoxin-dependent oxidative decarboxylation 2-oxoglutarate forming succinyl-CoA); translated protein: MRHEVRFSGFGGQGIILSAVILGRAAALYDAKYAVQTQVYGPEARGGASMSAVVIDDEPILFPKVTHPDIYVIMSQQGYEKYGADAPEEAIMLIDSDLVHSRPACICREIAATAEAKKTLGRVIVANIVMLGALVTATGVVSTSAIEKAVLDSVPKGTEELNMKALQRGFELGKRGEA
- a CDS encoding 2-oxoglutarate synthase — protein: MSFEDWFREDRLPHIFCTGCGNGTVINCTLEAVEEMGWKRDDTVFISGIGCSSRAPGYIITDSLHTTHGRALAFATGVKLANPRLHVVVFTGDGDLAAIGGNHFIHACRRNIDITGVCMNNMIYGMTGGQGSPCTPAGAISTTTPYGMCEPVFDLSALAVTAGANYVARWTSYHVTELTKAVRAGLETPGFSFIEAMVQCPTAYGRRNKLRQVSDMMTYLKTHALLIQKKQRMEEEGETVPADMFAVGEFVRRARPAQGVLK
- a CDS encoding 2-oxoglutarate ferredoxin oxidoreductase subunit alpha, which encodes MTKIEFMQGNTACAEAALAAGCRFFGGYPITPSTEIAEHMARRLPKMDGVFVQMEDEIGSIAAVIGASWTGARAMTATSGPGFSLMMENIGYAAMTETPCVIINIQRGGPSTGQPTMAAQGDMLQCRFGSHGDYSTIALCPASVQEMYDLTVKAFNLADRFRIPVFVMSDEVVGHMRERIEIPDTVKVVPRRPLEPGVLPFTAGDDGVPGFPEFGKGYGVHVTGLTHDERGYPEATDPALHAALVKRLVRKVEDARHAIADVTLVNPEAEIVFVTYGPPTRTVWQVLHDNPEKAFGHLQLRIVWPFPEDMLAEFPHARAFIVPEMNFGQIAREIERHTCAAVLSVPKLGGELHTPDELLAVAEAFR
- a CDS encoding 4Fe-4S ferredoxin, producing MKLVIDGRRCKGCNLCTMVCPYRIFREGTRPNDRGIIIPELDRPERCTNCRLQGLYGRRLCGVCQMICPDQAISWEEEKPYEARKVVIEF
- a CDS encoding fumarate hydratase (Catalyzes the reversible hydration of fumaric acid to yield l-malic acid); this translates as MTDLVTPLGDDVLSLRAGDPVTLSGRVYTARDEAHLRMQEEGIPFDPEGAAVYHCGPIVRDGRIIAAGPTTSARMNTLTEFLLDSGVRALIGKGGMDETVRRALAGRGVYLAFTGGCAALAASRMTLAGVWFEDLGMAEAVWAIDLDRLPLVVGMDAHGGDLFDDVKLQAHRRFETLCREHGW
- a CDS encoding fumarate hydratase yields the protein MSHPEQTPLYSAIAEATQSALRKAEIELPRDIMRRLAHAARTETNPTARAELENILANISEAAARNVPICQDTGVPVIYLTLPEGMAYTSHMGDAVAEGVRAATAAIPLRPNVVDPLSRANTGNNCGRGMPAIHVRHGDACDVTVLPKGAGSENVSRIGMLLPSEKDAIGRFVAETMLRAGGKPCPPVVLGVGIGSTFDGAAALAKEALLQPVDEMTDYEQELCDAINSLGIGPMGLGGDTTALAVKVRRGDCHTASLPVAVNVQCWACRRATEKVIVP
- a CDS encoding nitrate ABC transporter ATP-binding protein; translated protein: MSGVSIRNLNRIFEKEGGVTTVALEEITLDIEDEEFVCLVGPSGCGKTTLLRIIAGLDTATGGSVTIDGEQITGPDPRRGMVFQEYSLFPWRNIRDNITFGLEMKGMDRESRMRIAAEYLELVGLEQFRDAYPFELSGGMRQRVAIARALANNPDVLLMDEPFGALDAQTRNVMQQELLEIWEKTRKTVVFVTHSVDEAVFLADRIIVLSPRPGRICENIAVDLPRPRERTSANFAELRRHVLGLMQHCQVGR
- a CDS encoding sulfonate ABC transporter permease → MHRDRNNRNSTLLGIASIITAIIIWQAVADLIVKSRFYLPSFTDVLFSFISLIGGGTLLTDFGISLLHFVIGLGAALLLGVPIGIAMGWFREIDRIANPIVEILRPIPPLAWIPFAIIWFGLTHQSAGFVIFVGAFFPILINTYTGLKSVPRIFVEAARVLGCTTNLSLIRHVALPSAVPSIAAGIRIAMGVGWMCLVAAELFGAGGGRFGLGQKLWFYYNLHQTANVVVYMLLLGLIGLVIDMIFRYYVDSRLERWRAGEVRS
- a CDS encoding sulfonate ABC transporter substrate-binding protein, yielding MNSRTGIIVGAIALFFACALICGCTSTAPEQKVTELRIGYQPSTHQIAEMTALEKGWWAQDLEGFGVEKVTDFEFPTGAPEMQAMLAGELDIAYVGAAPVISALANGLDAKIIAAVQTQGSDLVLRNEIAYEVPGDLKGLKIATFPPGTIQDTLLRNWLIENGLDPVEDVTIIGMGPGDAITAITAGQVDGVFLPHPAPSIIKSEGNGRSVVTSGKMAPEHACCVLVASGTLIRDHPDLVTEIVRIHIKATDYNIANPDEAAEIFARKTGWDVELVRESLDEWDGTWISDPNVIVDSVVGYTDIQYELGYITTPLTRDEIFDLSFYETARG